One segment of Clavelina lepadiformis chromosome 2, kaClaLepa1.1, whole genome shotgun sequence DNA contains the following:
- the LOC143446947 gene encoding uncharacterized protein LOC143446947 isoform X6 has translation MEFAFRSILSLLLFLTPLQDCLADSGSYDDELTFIDAEGVRASLLPRDGSSCSLGYCHSGHVCQYRWGFPYCDTYSAKVGATCDDNPCEHGGTCQPDGVNNYRCDCPADVYGYSCQTGSTLCASVSCNNGGTCITVSGGGARCHCADNFTGTMCEISCSLSCLNGGNCERTSQGQMCVCLPGYYGMLCENGVCSPNPCLNGATCEYTTQGFDVVSNYRCNCPPGFTGSTCAVRLNACALSPCLNGGTCVENFPNSYRCSCPPLYFGSNCELLCSLPCQNGGSCTVLGGLPTCACPAGYSGTYCTVITACEQAPCLNGGTCNPDASYPYGYKCDCTNGFTGKTCEDSISCSLPCSDGGFCQKGFRGDTCVCLPGYFGLNCERNVCSPNPCLNGGSCEFPLEVGFNYRCNCAPGFIGSTCAVPFNACASSPCLNGGTCYDNYPIGYSCSCLPQFGGNNCDQTCTVSCQNGGSCQFDRNGFQACICPTGYTGYFCDESPCDQYPCLNGGTCFVDPTQSQGFRCNCANGFTGSTCGDKIFCNLPCFNGGSCQIDPRGDTCVCLPGYVGLNCEDNVCSPNPCFNGGSCAVFSQSGFEMQSTYMCSCPKPYFGANCELLCSLPCQNGGSCTVLGGLPTCACPAGYSGTYCTVIPACEQAPCLNGGTCNPDASYPDGYNCSCLPQFGGNNCDQTCTVSCQNGGSCQFDRNGFQACVCPTGYTGYFCDESPCDQYPCLNGGTCFVDPTRSQGYRCNCANGFTGSTCGDKIFCNLPCFNGGSCQIDPRGDTCVCLPGYVGLNCEDNVCSPNPCLNGGSCAVSQSGFEMQSTYMCSCPKPYFGANCELLCSLPCQNGGSCTVLSGLPTCACPPGYSGTYCTVITACEQAPCLNGGTCNPDASYPYGYNCSCLPQFDGNNCDQTCTVSCQNGGSCQFDRNGFQACICPTGYTGYFCDESPCDQYPCVNRGTCVVDPTQSQGFRCSCPRYFTGPLCQNMPTCSSSPCLNGGICVDDPSSDVGVTCLCSKDFTGKFCERDTRVYEGACSSNPCLGPNCQCLESCKHEHGYYCMSQQGYIGQNCDIGPPSLTCHHDKIELEVSAGFYNEYDDTKTSFMYFSSTVDGYKSVQACQAQPINGKYRITILSPFTTSCGTTRTQALNSHTYNNTLWINRRTGSFLYDMPFPVLDWSCTFNYDLDVVASLQPVIDVQRSNISGGHQYTASVSLCKVSSCQRSCPPSLVVGAGAIYTVSETIHLSINFKATHLFPTSSFTDVARAFLSCSQDPSWSGEIVPLSDTGCDLNSPLDVRAGSSSSQHAACMSFKVPRFHQCTTIYIHLRLRICSSSDVTTSFCSNGDRVQHCPSRITKRSTRDDDITYHVIGPITIVDKGVDTIEFVSESGTSVVVENVSILELQESYQASHPGAINTPFLATIITLFISIVLLLFISILCVCHIGKRSKFI, from the exons ATGGAATTTGCTTTCAG gtctattctgagtttaCTCTTATTTTTGACACCGCTCCAAG ATTGTTTGGCTGATTCGGGAAGCTACGATGACGAGCTTACTTTTATTGACGCCGAAGGTGTGCGAGCTTCGCTGTTGCCACGTGACGGAAGCAGTTGCTCGCTAGGTTACTGTCATTCTGGTCACGTTTGCCAATACCGATG GGGATTTCCCTACTGCGACACATACAGCGCGAAGGTTGGAGCAACTTGCGACGACAACCCTTGCGAGCATGGAGGAACCTGCCAGCCGGATGGTGTGAATAACTACAG ATGCGATTGCCCTGCAGATGTCTATGGCTATAGCTGTCAGACGGGATCGACTTTGTGCGCCAGTGTGTCGTGTAATAATGGTGGCACATGCATCACAGTCTCTGGCGGTGGCGCTAG ATGCCATTGCGCCGACAACTTTACAGGAACGATGTGTGAAATCTCGTGTTCTTTGTCCTGTCTTAATGGCGGTAATTGTGAACGAACCTCGCAAGGTCAAATGTGTGTTTGTCTTCCGGGTTACTATGGGATGCTTTGTGAAAACGGTGTTTGCTCCCCCAATCCGTGTTTAAATGGTGCAACTTGCGAGTATACCACTCAGGGATTTGACGTCGTGTCTAACTACAG ATGTAATTGTCCGCCTGGTTTTACTGGTTCCACCTGCGCTGTACGTTTGAACGCTTGTGCTTTGTCGCCTTGTTTGAACGGTGGAACTTGCGTCGAAAACTTTCCCAACAGCTACAG GTGTTCCTGTCCTCCTCTATACTTTGGCTCAAACTGCGAACTGCTTTGCTCACTGCCTTGTCAGAATGGTGGCTCATGCACCGTTCTCGGTGGTCTTCCAACATGCGCTTGTCCAGCAGGATACAGCGGCACTTACTGCACAGTCATCACTGCATGCGAGCAAGCTCCTTGTCTCAATGGTGGAACTTGCAACCCTGACGCGTCCTACCCCTATGGCTACAA GTGCGACTGTACCAATGGCTTCACGGGAAAAACATGTGAAGATTCCATCTCCTGCAGTCTACCTTGCTCAGATGGAGGTTTTTGTCAAAAAGGTTTCCGAGGCGACACTTGTGTTTGCTTACCGGGTTATTTTGGACTGAATTGCGAACGCAACGTTTGCTCGCCCAACCCATGTTTGAATGGAGGAAGTTGCGAATTTCCGCTTGAAGTTGGATTCAACTACAG ATGTAACTGTGCGCCTGGATTCATTGGTTCCACCTGCGCTGTTCCTTTCAATGCTTGTGCTTCGTCGCCTTGTTTGAACGGTGGCACTTGCTACGACAACTACCCCATTGGCTACAG CTGCTCCTGTCTTCCCCAATTCGGCGGCAATAATTGCGATCAAACCTGCACAGTCTCCTGCCAGAACGGTGGTTCCTGCCAATTTGACCGAAACGGCTTCCAAGCTTGTATCTGTCCAACAGGTTACACGGGATACTTCTGCGACGAATCGCCCTGCGACCAGTACCCTTGTCTAAATGGTGGCACTTGCTTCGTTGATCCAACTCAGTCTCAAGGCTTTAG ATGCAACTGTGCCAACGGCTTTACGGGAAGCACGTGCGGCGATAAGATCTTCTGCAACTTGCCCTGTTTCAACGGAGGTTCTTGTCAAATTGACCCACGAGGCGACACTTGCGTTTGTCTTCCGGGCTACGTTGGACTTAATTGCGAAGATAATGTTTGCTCCCCGAACCCATGTTTTAATGGAGGAAGTTGCGCGGTTTTTTCTCAATCGGGATTTGAAATGCAATCAACTTACAT GTGTTCTTGCCCTAAACCATACTTCGGTGCAAACTGCGAACTGCTTTGCTCACTACCGTGTCAAAATGGTGGCTCATGCACCGTCCTCGGTGGTCTTCCAACATGCGCTTGTCCAGCAGGATACAGTGGCACTTACTGCACAGTCATCCCTGCATGCGAGCAAGCTCCTTGTCTCAATGGTGGAACTTGCAACCCTGACGCGTCCTACCCCGATGGCTACAA CTGCTCCTGTCTTCCCCAATTCGGCGGCAATAATTGCGATCAAACCTGCACAGTCTCCTGCCAGAACGGTGGTTCCTGCCAATTTGACCGAAACGGCTTCCAAGCCTGTGTCTGTCCAACAGGTTACACGGGATACTTCTGCGACGAATCACCTTGCGACCAGTACCCTTGTCTAAATGGTGGCACTTGCTTCGTTGATCCAACTCGGTCTCAAGGTTACAG ATGCAACTGTGCCAACGGCTTTACGGGAAGCACGTGCGGCGATAAGATCTTCTGCAACTTGCCCTGTTTCAACGGAGGTTCTTGTCAAATTGACCCACGAGGCGACACTTGCGTTTGTCTTCCGGGCTACGTTGGACTTAATTGCGAAGATAATGTTTGCTCCCCGAACCCATGTTTGAATGGAGGAAGTTGCGCTGTTTCTCAGTCGGGATTTGAAATGCAATCAACTTACAT GTGTTCTTGCCCTAAACCATACTTCGGTGCAAACTGCGAGTTGCTTTGCTCACTCCCGTGTCAAAATGGTGGCTCATGTACCGTTCTCAGTGGTCTTCCAACATGCGCTTGTCCACCAGGATACAGCGGCACTTACTGCACAGTCATCACTGCATGCGAGCAAGCTCCTTGTCTCAATGGTGGAACTTGCAACCCTGACGCGTCCTACCCCTATGGCTACAA CTGCTCCTGTCTTCCCCAATTCGACGGCAATAATTGCGATCAAACCTGCACAGTCTCCTGCCAGAACGGTGGTTCCTGCCAATTTGACCGAAACGGCTTCCAAGCCTGTATCTGTCCAACAGGTTACACTGGATACTTCTGCGACGAATCACCTTGCGACCAGTACCCTTGCGTAAATCGTGGCACTTGCGTCGTTGATCCAACTCAGTCTCAAGGCTTTAG ATGTTCCTGTCCGCGTTATTTCACCGGTCCCCTCTGCCAGAACATGCCTACTTGTTCTTCGTCGCCCTGCCTAAACGGAGGCATATGCGTCGATGATCCTAGCTCCGACGTTGGCGTTAC TTGCTTGTGCTCAAAGGACTTCACTGGAAAATTCTGCGAAAGAGATACCAGAGTCTATGAAGGGGCGTGTTCCAGCAACCCGTGTCTTGGACCTAACTGCCAGTGTTTGGAATCTTGCAAGCATGAACACGGTTACTACTGCATGAGCCAGCAGGGTTACATCGGTCAAAACTGCGACATTG GTCCGCCAAGTTTGACCTGTCACCACGATAAAATTGAGTTGGAAGTATCGGCCGGGTTCTATAACGAGTACGACGACACTAAAACCAGTTTTATGTATTTCTCGTCCACCGTCGATGGATATAAATCAGTGCAAGCTTGTCAAG CTCAACCAATCAACGGCAAGTACCGAATAACTATTCTCTCGCCTTTCACGACATCTTGCGGAACTACAAGAACTCAAGCTCTCAACTCTCACACCTACAACAACACGCTGTGGATCAACCGCAGGACAGGCTCCTTTCTCTACGACATGCCCTTTCCCGTCTTGGACTGGTCCTGCACCTTCAACTACGATTTGGATGTCGTCGCTAGTTTACAGCCCGT catTGATGTACAACGCTCCAACATCTCCGGCGGACACCAATACACAGCTTCGGTTTCATTGTGCAAGGTTTCCTCTTGCCAGCGATCTTGCCCTCCCAGCCTAGTGGTCGGTGCAGGGGCCATTTACACTGTGTCTGAGACCATTCACCTTTCCATCAACTTCAAGGCCACC CACCTGTTTCCTACCTCGTCCTTTACCGACGTCGCACGCGCTTTTCTCTCCTGCAGCCAAGATCCGTCCTGGAGCGGAGAAATTGTCCCGCTTTCTGATACTGG CTGTGACTTAAACTCGCCCTTGGACGTTCGGGCTGGTTCATCATCTTCCCAACACGCTGCCTGCATGTCCTTCAAGGTTCCGCGCTTCCACCAATGCACCACCATCTACATCCACCTTCGACTGAGGATCTGCAGCTCATCTGACGTCACAACCTCG TTTTGCTCCAACGGTGACCGCGTCCAGCACTGTCCTTCCCGCATAACAAAGCGATCAACCCGCGATGACGACATAACATACCATGTCATTGGTCCCATAACCATCGTCGATAAGGGAGTGGACACAATAGAGTTCGTTTCCGAATCGGGAACTTCCGTCGTCGTCGAAAACGTTTCCATTCTTGAATTGCAGGAGTCATATCAAGCTTCACATCCCG GTGCCATTAACACTCCATTTCTTGCGACCATCATAACATTGTTCATCTCCATCGTTTTGTTGCTTTTCATTTCCATCTTGTGTGTTTGCCACATTGGCAAAAGAAGCAAATTCATATAA
- the LOC143446947 gene encoding uncharacterized protein LOC143446947 isoform X5, translating into MEFAFRSILSLLLFLTPLQDCLADSGSYDDELTFIDAEGVRASLLPRDGSSCSLGYCHSGHVCQYRWGFPYCDTYSAKVGATCDDNPCEHGGTCQPDGVNNYRCDCPADVYGYSCQTGSTLCASVSCNNGGTCITVSGGGARCHCADNFTGTMCEISCSLSCLNGGNCERTSQGQMCVCLPGYYGMLCENGVCSPNPCLNGATCEYTTQGFDVVSNYRCNCPPGFTGSTCAVRLNACALSPCLNGGTCVENFPNSYRCSCPPLYFGSNCELLCSLPCQNGGSCTVLGGLPTCACPAGYSGTYCTVITACEQAPCLNGGTCNPDASYPYGYKCDCTNGFTGKTCEDSISCSLPCSDGGFCQKGFRGDTCVCLPGYFGLNCERNVCSPNPCLNGGSCEFPLEVGFNYRCNCAPGFIGSTCAVPFNACASSPCLNGGTCYDNYPIGYSCSCLPQFGGNNCDQTCTVSCQNGGSCQFDRNGFQACICPTGYTGYFCDESPCDQYPCLNGGTCFVDPTQSQGFRCNCANGFTGSTCGDKIFCNLPCFNGGSCQIDPRGDTCVCLPGYVGLNCEDNVCSPNPCFNGGSCAVFSQSGFEMQSTYMCSCPKPYFGANCELLCSLPCQNGGSCTVLGGLPTCACPAGYSGTYCTVIPACEQAPCLNGGTCNPDASYPDGYNCSCLPQFGGNNCDQTCTVSCQNGGSCQFDRNGFQACVCPTGYTGYFCDESPCDQYPCLNGGTCFVDPTRSQGYRCNCANGFTGSTCGDKIFCNLPCFNGGSCQIDPRGDTCVCLPGYVGLNCEDNVCSPNPCLNGGSCAVSQSGFEMQSTYMCSCPKPYFGANCELFCSLPCQNGGSCTVLGGLPTCACPPGYSGTYCTVITACEQAPCLNAGTCNPDASYPYGYNCSCLPQFDGNNCDQTCTVSCQNGGSCQFDRNGFQACICPTGYTGYFCDESPCDQYPCVNRGTCVVDPTQSQGFRCSCPRYFTGPLCQNMPTCSSSPCLNGGICVDDPSSDVGVTCLCSKDFTGKFCERDTRVYEGACSSNPCLGPNCQCLESCKHEHGYYCMSQQGYIGQNCDIGPPSLTCHHDKIELEVSAGFYNEYDDTKTSFMYFSSTVDGYKSVQACQAQPINGKYRITILSPFTTSCGTTRTQALNSHTYNNTLWINRRTGSFLYDMPFPVLDWSCTFNYDLDVVASLQPVIDVQRSNISGGHQYTASVSLCKVSSCQRSCPPSLVVGAGAIYTVSETIHLSINFKATHLFPTSSFTDVARAFLSCSQDPSWSGEIVPLSDTGCDLNSPLDVRAGSSSSQHAACMSFKVPRFHQCTTIYIHLRLRICSSSDVTTSFCSNGDRVQHCPSRITKRSTRDDDITYHVIGPITIVDKGVDTIEFVSESGTSVVVENVSILELQESYQASHPGAINTPFLATIITLFISIVLLLFISILCVCHIGKRSKFI; encoded by the exons ATGGAATTTGCTTTCAG gtctattctgagtttaCTCTTATTTTTGACACCGCTCCAAG ATTGTTTGGCTGATTCGGGAAGCTACGATGACGAGCTTACTTTTATTGACGCCGAAGGTGTGCGAGCTTCGCTGTTGCCACGTGACGGAAGCAGTTGCTCGCTAGGTTACTGTCATTCTGGTCACGTTTGCCAATACCGATG GGGATTTCCCTACTGCGACACATACAGCGCGAAGGTTGGAGCAACTTGCGACGACAACCCTTGCGAGCATGGAGGAACCTGCCAGCCGGATGGTGTGAATAACTACAG ATGCGATTGCCCTGCAGATGTCTATGGCTATAGCTGTCAGACGGGATCGACTTTGTGCGCCAGTGTGTCGTGTAATAATGGTGGCACATGCATCACAGTCTCTGGCGGTGGCGCTAG ATGCCATTGCGCCGACAACTTTACAGGAACGATGTGTGAAATCTCGTGTTCTTTGTCCTGTCTTAATGGCGGTAATTGTGAACGAACCTCGCAAGGTCAAATGTGTGTTTGTCTTCCGGGTTACTATGGGATGCTTTGTGAAAACGGTGTTTGCTCCCCCAATCCGTGTTTAAATGGTGCAACTTGCGAGTATACCACTCAGGGATTTGACGTCGTGTCTAACTACAG ATGTAATTGTCCGCCTGGTTTTACTGGTTCCACCTGCGCTGTACGTTTGAACGCTTGTGCTTTGTCGCCTTGTTTGAACGGTGGAACTTGCGTCGAAAACTTTCCCAACAGCTACAG GTGTTCCTGTCCTCCTCTATACTTTGGCTCAAACTGCGAACTGCTTTGCTCACTGCCTTGTCAGAATGGTGGCTCATGCACCGTTCTCGGTGGTCTTCCAACATGCGCTTGTCCAGCAGGATACAGCGGCACTTACTGCACAGTCATCACTGCATGCGAGCAAGCTCCTTGTCTCAATGGTGGAACTTGCAACCCTGACGCGTCCTACCCCTATGGCTACAA GTGCGACTGTACCAATGGCTTCACGGGAAAAACATGTGAAGATTCCATCTCCTGCAGTCTACCTTGCTCAGATGGAGGTTTTTGTCAAAAAGGTTTCCGAGGCGACACTTGTGTTTGCTTACCGGGTTATTTTGGACTGAATTGCGAACGCAACGTTTGCTCGCCCAACCCATGTTTGAATGGAGGAAGTTGCGAATTTCCGCTTGAAGTTGGATTCAACTACAG ATGTAACTGTGCGCCTGGATTCATTGGTTCCACCTGCGCTGTTCCTTTCAATGCTTGTGCTTCGTCGCCTTGTTTGAACGGTGGCACTTGCTACGACAACTACCCCATTGGCTACAG CTGCTCCTGTCTTCCCCAATTCGGCGGCAATAATTGCGATCAAACCTGCACAGTCTCCTGCCAGAACGGTGGTTCCTGCCAATTTGACCGAAACGGCTTCCAAGCTTGTATCTGTCCAACAGGTTACACGGGATACTTCTGCGACGAATCGCCCTGCGACCAGTACCCTTGTCTAAATGGTGGCACTTGCTTCGTTGATCCAACTCAGTCTCAAGGCTTTAG ATGCAACTGTGCCAACGGCTTTACGGGAAGCACGTGCGGCGATAAGATCTTCTGCAACTTGCCCTGTTTCAACGGAGGTTCTTGTCAAATTGACCCACGAGGCGACACTTGCGTTTGTCTTCCGGGCTACGTTGGACTTAATTGCGAAGATAATGTTTGCTCCCCGAACCCATGTTTTAATGGAGGAAGTTGCGCGGTTTTTTCTCAATCGGGATTTGAAATGCAATCAACTTACAT GTGTTCTTGCCCTAAACCATACTTCGGTGCAAACTGCGAACTGCTTTGCTCACTACCGTGTCAAAATGGTGGCTCATGCACCGTCCTCGGTGGTCTTCCAACATGCGCTTGTCCAGCAGGATACAGTGGCACTTACTGCACAGTCATCCCTGCATGCGAGCAAGCTCCTTGTCTCAATGGTGGAACTTGCAACCCTGACGCGTCCTACCCCGATGGCTACAA CTGCTCCTGTCTTCCCCAATTCGGCGGCAATAATTGCGATCAAACCTGCACAGTCTCCTGCCAGAACGGTGGTTCCTGCCAATTTGACCGAAACGGCTTCCAAGCCTGTGTCTGTCCAACAGGTTACACGGGATACTTCTGCGACGAATCACCTTGCGACCAGTACCCTTGTCTAAATGGTGGCACTTGCTTCGTTGATCCAACTCGGTCTCAAGGTTACAG ATGCAACTGTGCCAACGGCTTTACGGGAAGCACGTGCGGCGATAAGATCTTCTGCAACTTGCCCTGTTTCAACGGAGGTTCTTGTCAAATTGACCCACGAGGCGACACTTGCGTTTGTCTTCCGGGCTACGTTGGACTTAATTGCGAAGATAATGTTTGCTCCCCGAACCCATGTTTGAATGGAGGAAGTTGCGCTGTTTCTCAGTCGGGATTTGAAATGCAATCAACTTACAT GTGTTCTTGCCCTAAACCATACTTCGGTGCAAACTGCGAGTTGTTTTGCTCACTCCCGTGTCAAAATGGTGGCTCATGTACCGTTCTCGGTGGTCTTCCAACATGCGCTTGTCCACCAGGATACAGCGGCACTTACTGTACAGTCATCACTGCATGCGAGCAAGCTCCTTGTCTCAATGCTGGAACTTGCAACCCTGACGCGTCCTACCCCTATGGCTACAA CTGCTCCTGTCTTCCCCAATTCGACGGCAATAATTGCGATCAAACCTGCACAGTCTCCTGCCAGAACGGTGGTTCCTGCCAATTTGACCGAAACGGCTTCCAAGCCTGTATCTGTCCAACAGGTTACACTGGATACTTCTGCGACGAATCACCTTGCGACCAGTACCCTTGCGTAAATCGTGGCACTTGCGTCGTTGATCCAACTCAGTCTCAAGGCTTTAG ATGTTCCTGTCCGCGTTATTTCACCGGTCCCCTCTGCCAGAACATGCCTACTTGTTCTTCGTCGCCCTGCCTAAACGGAGGCATATGCGTCGATGATCCTAGCTCCGACGTTGGCGTTAC TTGCTTGTGCTCAAAGGACTTCACTGGAAAATTCTGCGAAAGAGATACCAGAGTCTATGAAGGGGCGTGTTCCAGCAACCCGTGTCTTGGACCTAACTGCCAGTGTTTGGAATCTTGCAAGCATGAACACGGTTACTACTGCATGAGCCAGCAGGGTTACATCGGTCAAAACTGCGACATTG GTCCGCCAAGTTTGACCTGTCACCACGATAAAATTGAGTTGGAAGTATCGGCCGGGTTCTATAACGAGTACGACGACACTAAAACCAGTTTTATGTATTTCTCGTCCACCGTCGATGGATATAAATCAGTGCAAGCTTGTCAAG CTCAACCAATCAACGGCAAGTACCGAATAACTATTCTCTCGCCTTTCACGACATCTTGCGGAACTACAAGAACTCAAGCTCTCAACTCTCACACCTACAACAACACGCTGTGGATCAACCGCAGGACAGGCTCCTTTCTCTACGACATGCCCTTTCCCGTCTTGGACTGGTCCTGCACCTTCAACTACGATTTGGATGTCGTCGCTAGTTTACAGCCCGT catTGATGTACAACGCTCCAACATCTCCGGCGGACACCAATACACAGCTTCGGTTTCATTGTGCAAGGTTTCCTCTTGCCAGCGATCTTGCCCTCCCAGCCTAGTGGTCGGTGCAGGGGCCATTTACACTGTGTCTGAGACCATTCACCTTTCCATCAACTTCAAGGCCACC CACCTGTTTCCTACCTCGTCCTTTACCGACGTCGCACGCGCTTTTCTCTCCTGCAGCCAAGATCCGTCCTGGAGCGGAGAAATTGTCCCGCTTTCTGATACTGG CTGTGACTTAAACTCGCCCTTGGACGTTCGGGCTGGTTCATCATCTTCCCAACACGCTGCCTGCATGTCCTTCAAGGTTCCGCGCTTCCACCAATGCACCACCATCTACATCCACCTTCGACTGAGGATCTGCAGCTCATCTGACGTCACAACCTCG TTTTGCTCCAACGGTGACCGCGTCCAGCACTGTCCTTCCCGCATAACAAAGCGATCAACCCGCGATGACGACATAACATACCATGTCATTGGTCCCATAACCATCGTCGATAAGGGAGTGGACACAATAGAGTTCGTTTCCGAATCGGGAACTTCCGTCGTCGTCGAAAACGTTTCCATTCTTGAATTGCAGGAGTCATATCAAGCTTCACATCCCG GTGCCATTAACACTCCATTTCTTGCGACCATCATAACATTGTTCATCTCCATCGTTTTGTTGCTTTTCATTTCCATCTTGTGTGTTTGCCACATTGGCAAAAGAAGCAAATTCATATAA